A stretch of DNA from Nonlabens ponticola:
TTCTTCTCATAGATTTTGGCTAGTAACTCTCTTGTTTTCAAGATCTCGTTAGCTGATATCTCAAGGTCTGTTCCTACACCACGAGCACCACCACTAGGCTGGTGAATCATTACACGACCGTGCTTTTGAATATGGCGCTTCCCTTTCTGACCACCAGACAATAATAAACTACCCATACTTGCCGCAAGACCGCTACATACGGTGCTTACGGGACTTGCAATTTCTTGCATGGTATCATAGATGGAAAATCCAGAAGTCACATAACCGCCAGGACTGTTGATCACAAATGTGATCTCATCATTACTCAAAGAATCTAGGTAAAGCAAGCGATCTACACAATGTCTTGCAGTCTTGTCATCCACCATTCCCCAAATGAACAATTTGCGCTGTTCAATGTAGGTTTCGTCAATTTTATCTTGAAGTTTTATCGTTTTACTCATTGATTATATTTTATAAAAATGCATACAAATTGATGCCATATTTTCATTTTGAAAATGAATATTTCAAATATAAACTTATTGATTTACTTGCTTGTCCTTAGTAATCTTATTTTAACTGTCCTGCTAAGGCGTCACTATTAATTAAAATGCTTTGATGCTTAAATCATAGTTCCGTACTGCTTATTGCTATATTGGTCTAATCATTTAAACAAAAATCATGGGATTCTTTTTCAAAAGAAAAATCGCTAAGAATATTCTTTATTTTCTAAGTGAAATTGTAGTTGTAGTCATTGGAATTTTTATCGCATTCCAATTGACTGAGTGGAAAGAGAAAAAGCAAAATAGCGAAAAGGAGATTGTCGCCTTACAGCGTATCCAAAATGACTTGAAAAGTGATGTTGCTGTTTTTTTATTCCAGCAAAAAGATTTAATTAAAAATAGTGATTACTTGAAAGATGTGCTGTACCATGATAAAACAGACAATCTAGATTCCTTGAGATTAAAGGCTACTTCTTATTATGCTCATTTAAAATTTAACTCGGAATATGTGAGTTTAAAGTCTAGCGGCAACTTGAATTTGATTAAAAACGATAGCTTACGAGGTTCCATTGTTGCTTACTACGAAGCCAATTACGGATTATTTGATGAGGTTGCAGATGGTCATAAAAACCTTGTAAATACTACTATTGAGCCCTATCTCATACAAAATTTTGTAATCGACTCCACTTATCTTGTAGATCCAAAAGTGGTAAAAGCTAAGTTAGAACATCCCATGTTTATCAATATTCTCACAAACCAAATTGCTTACACGAAGGTGCTAACAGAAGGTTTGACAGAGCGTCCTGCCAAGTCAATCATCAAATTCATTGATCAAAAATTGGATAATCAAAAATTTAAATAAGATTTAGAATCTATGGGCGAAAGTTCTATTTTGATAATTGAATCGATGTCAAATGGTTTCTCCACGCTTCCCATATTCCTTTTTGTAAATCTGCACTAGCAGTAGAAATAAACTCACTAGCAATGGGCCAAAAATCAAACCCAGAAACCCAAATAAAGGTACACCTACAATAACACCAATCAAGGTGACCATAGGATGAATATCTGCCAGGCGTTTTTGAACAATCAATCGGAATACATTGTCTGTGGAGCCAACAACCACGGTACCATAAATCAATATACCTATCGCGCCTTGTGTATCGCCTTGCGCCATGAGCAATAGGAAAACAGGAAGTATTCCTAGCGCTGTACCTACAAAGGGTATCATACTACCTATAGTAGTAATACCGAACCAAAAGAAGGCATTCTCAACACCAAAAATCAAATACCCTATCAGTGCGACCACACCTTGCATGATAGCCACGAGTGGAATTCCCAGCGCGTTTGATTTCACAAGAGCAATACAATCGTCGCCTAGTGCTTGTATGTTTTCTTTTTTTAGGGGTAGATAGGTCATACTTGCATTTTGCCATGTTTCTCGTTCTACCAGCATGTAGTAGATGATAAAAATCATGATACCTAATGCAATAAAAATATTGAGTCCAGAACTTGCGACACCACTTACTAATGATGACAAGGTGCTCTTTATTTGATCGCTGTCAATGGATGGCCCTATCTCATAACCTATATATTCTTCAACTTTGTTTATTTGCGACTGGATTTGATTGGTAATCTCGCTGGTATTATTGAGGGCTTTTTTAATTCTAGAATAAAATAACAATCCCAATCCAGCAATAGGTATAAGAATTCCTATTATAGATGATATTATCAGAGTCACAGCTGCAATGGATGGTCGCCATTTCAATTTTTCTAACTTACGCTGTAAGGGAACTAAAATAACGTACAGTGTAATGCCAGCGAGTACACCACCCATATATGGAAACATTTGCCAGGTGATCATAACGGCTGCACCTACCAATACGAGAATGATAAATGCCTGTCTTATAATATCTGGTGCTATCTTGTTTTTCATACTAGTGGTTGCGCAGTGCTTCAATTAATTCTGACTTGCTCATTTTTGAGCGGCCGTCTATACCTATCTTTTTCGCCTGCTCATAGAGTTCTTCCTTGGTGCGCTCTTCATAAGTGCTGGCCTTACCACCTTTTTTTCCGCTATTTTTAGTGTTGGCAATGCGTGCGGCCTTTTCTTTGGAATATCCCTGATCTCTTAAAGCCTCGTATTGGTCTTCATTCTTAATGCTAGGTCGTCCCATCTTTTTGTTTTAAAAGTAACCTAATGAGAACGGCTAGTCGTTAAAGATTTTTCAATTCTCGAGAAATGCGATGATTCGCGAGACAACTTCAGGTGTGTGTAGGCTGTGACCACCAGTTTCAGATACAAAAGTCTCGCTGTTCTCAAGGGCTTCTGCAATGGGTTGCAGGCTGTCTATGGGAACGATAACATCAGCAGGACTGTGGATGAGCAATGCAGGCGTTTTAATATCTCGAGCAAAGGTCGCTGTCTCAAACTCCTCAATATGAAAACCATACAGGCTCTTGAGTAAGTTATCCAATTCCTGATAGACCTTGCTGTTAAAACCAACTAGTTGCTGGTATCCTTTAAAAATCACCTCAAGCCTGTTGGGACTACCCAACAAGACGAGCTTATTAATAAACTTATGTTGATGCTGTGATTCTTGATATACGGTTGCCATGGCGCCAACACTATGGGCAATCACGATTTGCGGCTCGTATAATTCTATCACAGTGGTGATGACCTTTGAGTATTTTACTGCTGTAAATTGCTCGCCATCGCTGGCGCCATGAGCAGGTGCGTCAATAGCAATGATGTTGTACCCTTTTTCCTGTAACGGCTCTATAAGATATTTCCAGCGCCAGGCGTTTGATTCCCAACCGTGAAACAATAAAATAGTGTCGCCATCGCCTTTCCAGTGATACAGTTGGATAAGGCCATCTTCAAAAGCAATTTTTTGTTTGCGTGCAGTATCCAGATAAGATTCTTGCAGCTTACTCAGTCGACCTTTTCTGGGCACGCTAAAGACCTTAAGAGCGAGAGCGGCACCACGCTTTCGCGAAAGCAAACTCAACGCATTAAAATAAAAGCCATACAATCTAGGTATGGCTTTGTTTACAATGGATTTTGCGTCGGGCATGTTACCAACTTATAAAAACATATTGCGGTGTTGCCGTATCTGGCACCATGCTTTTTTCAATGGCTGCGCTTATATCGTACTTGACATCTGCCGGTAACTGATCCTTATCAATGGTGAAGTAAAAATTCTCGTCATTGATCCATACCGCGGCGCTATTGATCATGTTGTCAATACTGCTCACATTGTAAGCCTCGCTTATTTGTTTGAAATTACTATCGATCGTGATGCCTTTTTCAGTCGTGTAACGATTATCACGTACTCGTACATTCTCAATGGTCGAGGTGCTGTCCATCGCCTCATAGGGCGTCAAGGTAAGTAGGTGCACACCACCTTTTTCATAGATCTCAATCGCGTTGGGACCATTTACAAACTCATCACCAGCAACGCTTCTTACAATGCTGTCGTTTGCAAAAACGCTGTCTAGTTGGCGCACTTGAATATCTTTAGTAAGACCGCCTATGCGGTCCTTGCTCCATTCAAATGGATCTTGTTCATCTGCACAACTGGCAAAAATTACAACGGCTAATAAAATCAGTACTTTTTTCATAATAATTTTTAAGATGAGCAAAATTACAATGCTGGTTTAAGACTAGGAATTTAAGTCAAGGTTTATTTAAGCGCCTTACCCAGAATTCCCATCACGCCTCTTATAAAAGTAGCGCTGGTCAATACTTTGATAATCGGGTTTTGTCTAGTGCTTTTGCGTCTGGTAGTGGTTTTGGGCTTTACACGTTCTTTTTTGGCCTTTTCCTTTATTTCTTCCTCATGGGCTTTTTCAATTTTTTCCTGGAGTAGTTCTTCTGCGCTCTCGCGATTGATGACCTCGTTGTATTTATCAGTTAATTCAGAATCTGCGATGAGGTCTGACAATTCCCGATCTGTCAAGACATCCATGCGACTTTCTGGTGCACGCAGCAAGGTGGCTGCCAGTGGGCTAGGACGACCTTTCTCGTCTAGTGCAGATATGAAAGCTTCACCGATACCTAGCGATGTCAACACATCTGCAGTATCATAATAAGGAGTAAGCGGGTAATTTTGTGCGGTGAGTTTGATGGCTTTGCGATCCTTGGCAGTAAAGGCACGCAAGGCGTGTTGTACTTTAAGACCTAACTGACTCAAGACACCTTCCGGAATATCAGTAGGATTTTGAGTGACAAAGTATAGGCCTATTCCTTTGGAACGTATCAATTTTACAATGCTCTCGATTTGATTGAGCAATGCCTTGCTGGCGTTGTCAAAGATCAAGTGTGCCTCGTCAATAAATAATACCAGCTCTGGTCTGTCTGCATCACCTTGCTCTGGAAATGTAGAGTAAATCTCTGCTAACAAGCTCAGCATAAAGGTTGAGAACAGTTTAGGTCTGTCCTGGATATCGGTAAGCCTGATGACGTTGACATAACCATCACCATTCTTGTCCTTGCGCACAAGATCTTTGACATCAAAACTGCGCTCGCCAAAAAATATGTCAGCGCCTTGCTGCTCCAGCTCAATGATTTTTCTCAAGATTGCACCAGTAGATGAGGTGGAAACACGACCATATTCTTCTTGAAATTCTGCCTTGCCTTCATTGGTGGCATATCGCAGTACTTTCTTTAAATCCTCAAGATCCAGCAGCGGTAATTTGTTATCGTCACAGTATTTGAAGATCACACTAATTATTCCAGCTTGGGTCACGGTCACATCCAGTATACGTGATAATAGTACTGGGCCAAATTCGCTTACCGTAGCTCTCATGCGCACACCATCTTGATGCGAGATGGTCATGATCTCCGTTGGGCTCGCTCGCTTCTTAAATTCTAGATCAATTTTCTCGTGACGCTCATCAATCTTAGCATGTCCTGGACTAGGCGCGGCAATCCCTGATAAGTCACCTTTTATATCCATGAGCAAACTAGGTACGCCATGTTGCGATAGCTGCTCGGCTATGATTTGTAGGGTTTTTGTCTTTCCTGTTCCAGTAGCACCAGCAATAAGTCCATGTCTATTCATGGTCTTGAGTGGTATCTTGACATGGACGCCAGTTATCGTTTCGCCATCCAGCATGGCTGCGCCCATGATGATAGACTCACCTTTGTGCTTGTAGCCGTCAAGTATGTGTTGCTTGAAATCTTCTTTATTTGCCATGAATCTGGTATTAAGGATCAAGCAAAAATAGGATTTTTAAGTTCTCACGGGAACGCCTACTAGATACTAGTCGATTAGGTTGTAAAAGATTAATTTTGCCGCGCTTATGGATGCACAAATTAAAGAGCAAGTTGATCAAGGAACCATGCTGCCGCTCATGGAAGAATTCTACACCATTCAAGGTGAAGGATTTCATACGGGAACGGCTGCCTATTTTATACGGGTAGGCGGTTGTGATGTAGGTTGCCACTGGTGTGATGTTAAGGAAAGCTGGAACCCAGACACGCATCCACCAACTGATATCAAAAGTATCGTGGATCACGCGGCATCTTATAGCAACACGATCGTGATTACTGGTGGTGAGCCGCTCACGTGGAACATGCAACCACTTACAAGCGCGCTCAAGGATCGCAATCTACAGGTTCACATTGAGACCAGCGGTGCCTATCCATTGACAGGAACTTGGGACTGGATTTGCCTATCTCCTAAAAAAATCAAGATGCCACTTCCAGAGATCTATAAAGAAGCACACGAGCTCAAGGTGATTGTTTACAATAAGCATGATTTAGCTTTCGCGAAAGCGGAATCCCAAAAAGTCTCATCAAACTGCCAGCTATTCCTGCAGCCAGAATGGTCTGTGCAAGAAAAGATGATCCCGTTGATCACAGATTTTGTTATGGAAAATCCTGAGTGGCGCGTGTCGCTACAAACGCACAAGTACTTAAACATACCTTAATCAGACTCTACATCCATGTGGATGCTGGCGATGACATTGTCCCAACCTAAGAATAATCTACCACCATCAATCTCATCTACAAACGAGATGGAGAAGGATTC
This window harbors:
- a CDS encoding ClpP family protease, with protein sequence MSKTIKLQDKIDETYIEQRKLFIWGMVDDKTARHCVDRLLYLDSLSNDEITFVINSPGGYVTSGFSIYDTMQEIASPVSTVCSGLAASMGSLLLSGGQKGKRHIQKHGRVMIHQPSGGARGVGTDLEISANEILKTRELLAKIYEKNCDQPFDKIMKDFNRDYWMGADEALEYGIVDAIV
- a CDS encoding DUF6090 family protein, which produces MGFFFKRKIAKNILYFLSEIVVVVIGIFIAFQLTEWKEKKQNSEKEIVALQRIQNDLKSDVAVFLFQQKDLIKNSDYLKDVLYHDKTDNLDSLRLKATSYYAHLKFNSEYVSLKSSGNLNLIKNDSLRGSIVAYYEANYGLFDEVADGHKNLVNTTIEPYLIQNFVIDSTYLVDPKVVKAKLEHPMFINILTNQIAYTKVLTEGLTERPAKSIIKFIDQKLDNQKFK
- a CDS encoding AI-2E family transporter, whose product is MKNKIAPDIIRQAFIILVLVGAAVMITWQMFPYMGGVLAGITLYVILVPLQRKLEKLKWRPSIAAVTLIISSIIGILIPIAGLGLLFYSRIKKALNNTSEITNQIQSQINKVEEYIGYEIGPSIDSDQIKSTLSSLVSGVASSGLNIFIALGIMIFIIYYMLVERETWQNASMTYLPLKKENIQALGDDCIALVKSNALGIPLVAIMQGVVALIGYLIFGVENAFFWFGITTIGSMIPFVGTALGILPVFLLLMAQGDTQGAIGILIYGTVVVGSTDNVFRLIVQKRLADIHPMVTLIGVIVGVPLFGFLGLIFGPLLVSLFLLLVQIYKKEYGKRGETI
- a CDS encoding DUF7218 family protein codes for the protein MGRPSIKNEDQYEALRDQGYSKEKAARIANTKNSGKKGGKASTYEERTKEELYEQAKKIGIDGRSKMSKSELIEALRNH
- a CDS encoding alpha/beta hydrolase codes for the protein MPDAKSIVNKAIPRLYGFYFNALSLLSRKRGAALALKVFSVPRKGRLSKLQESYLDTARKQKIAFEDGLIQLYHWKGDGDTILLFHGWESNAWRWKYLIEPLQEKGYNIIAIDAPAHGASDGEQFTAVKYSKVITTVIELYEPQIVIAHSVGAMATVYQESQHQHKFINKLVLLGSPNRLEVIFKGYQQLVGFNSKVYQELDNLLKSLYGFHIEEFETATFARDIKTPALLIHSPADVIVPIDSLQPIAEALENSETFVSETGGHSLHTPEVVSRIIAFLEN
- a CDS encoding helicase HerA-like domain-containing protein, with product MANKEDFKQHILDGYKHKGESIIMGAAMLDGETITGVHVKIPLKTMNRHGLIAGATGTGKTKTLQIIAEQLSQHGVPSLLMDIKGDLSGIAAPSPGHAKIDERHEKIDLEFKKRASPTEIMTISHQDGVRMRATVSEFGPVLLSRILDVTVTQAGIISVIFKYCDDNKLPLLDLEDLKKVLRYATNEGKAEFQEEYGRVSTSSTGAILRKIIELEQQGADIFFGERSFDVKDLVRKDKNGDGYVNVIRLTDIQDRPKLFSTFMLSLLAEIYSTFPEQGDADRPELVLFIDEAHLIFDNASKALLNQIESIVKLIRSKGIGLYFVTQNPTDIPEGVLSQLGLKVQHALRAFTAKDRKAIKLTAQNYPLTPYYDTADVLTSLGIGEAFISALDEKGRPSPLAATLLRAPESRMDVLTDRELSDLIADSELTDKYNEVINRESAEELLQEKIEKAHEEEIKEKAKKERVKPKTTTRRKSTRQNPIIKVLTSATFIRGVMGILGKALK
- a CDS encoding 7-carboxy-7-deazaguanine synthase QueE, with translation MDAQIKEQVDQGTMLPLMEEFYTIQGEGFHTGTAAYFIRVGGCDVGCHWCDVKESWNPDTHPPTDIKSIVDHAASYSNTIVITGGEPLTWNMQPLTSALKDRNLQVHIETSGAYPLTGTWDWICLSPKKIKMPLPEIYKEAHELKVIVYNKHDLAFAKAESQKVSSNCQLFLQPEWSVQEKMIPLITDFVMENPEWRVSLQTHKYLNIP